A stretch of Chloracidobacterium validum DNA encodes these proteins:
- a CDS encoding alpha/beta hydrolase — protein sequence MSVEARASFATRRPVVARVLRGLLILFALAVVGYVGAGAYFYTRQQGMVFRAVAREGRARQRLAPPVGATYVSFPAAGGETITALFGPALDAAGAAVLPDAARRPTLLFFYGVGEYLNYPFLRQQIEVFRRAGFNVFVPEYIGLGLSGGEPSENGLYETATAAYAHLKQRPDVDPTRLFIAGHSLGGAPAIDLAARVESAGLITLATFTTLPDIAAARYPMFPAHFLTRIRCPNIEKIGRVRVPVLILHAENDTTVPLAMAEALARSAFDGGNRQVMQLTLPGGNHDTTFALPGGDAIRAMQAFAGVPPLRKSSSAAAQADGGGAASPSAAVRSMAVGATTAATMNKQ from the coding sequence ATGAGCGTTGAGGCAAGGGCTTCGTTCGCAACACGTCGCCCGGTTGTGGCGCGCGTCCTGCGCGGGCTGCTGATCCTGTTCGCGTTGGCGGTGGTCGGCTATGTGGGCGCCGGCGCTTACTTCTACACGCGCCAACAGGGGATGGTCTTTCGCGCCGTGGCCCGCGAAGGGCGCGCGCGCCAGCGACTCGCGCCGCCGGTGGGCGCCACCTACGTGTCATTTCCGGCCGCAGGCGGCGAAACCATCACGGCGCTGTTCGGCCCGGCCCTGGACGCGGCCGGCGCAGCCGTCCTCCCAGACGCCGCCCGGCGTCCGACGCTGTTGTTTTTTTACGGCGTCGGCGAATATCTCAACTATCCGTTTCTGCGCCAGCAGATTGAGGTCTTTCGGCGGGCCGGTTTCAACGTCTTCGTGCCGGAATACATCGGGCTTGGCCTGAGCGGTGGCGAGCCGAGCGAAAACGGGCTGTATGAAACGGCCACGGCCGCCTATGCGCACCTGAAGCAGCGGCCGGATGTTGACCCCACACGCCTGTTCATCGCCGGGCACTCGCTGGGCGGGGCCCCGGCCATTGACCTGGCTGCGCGCGTCGAGTCGGCCGGCCTCATCACACTGGCGACGTTTACGACACTACCCGACATTGCCGCCGCGCGTTATCCGATGTTTCCGGCGCACTTCCTGACCCGGATTCGCTGTCCGAACATTGAAAAAATCGGGCGCGTTCGGGTTCCGGTGCTCATTCTCCACGCCGAAAACGACACGACCGTGCCACTGGCCATGGCCGAGGCGCTGGCGCGCTCCGCCTTTGACGGGGGCAACCGGCAGGTGATGCAGCTCACCCTGCCGGGCGGCAACCACGACACGACCTTTGCGCTGCCCGGTGGCGACGCCATCCGCGCCATGCAGGCCTTTGCCGGAGTGCCGCCGCTGCGCAAGTCCTCATCAGCCGCCGCTCAGGCCGACGGTGGCGGGGCTGCGTCTCCCTCGGCGGCCGTACGAAGCATGGCCGTTGGCGCGACGACGGCGGCGACGATGAACAAACAGTAG
- a CDS encoding peptide MFS transporter: MSAAVADASEGAMSRKQFFGHPIGLMTLFFTELWERFSYYGMRALLVLYMTASHENGGLGYSNARAALVYGTYTSAVYLLAMPGGWAADRLLGLKYAVFIGGIIIAAGHFTMAFESETAFYTGLVLIVLGTGLLKPNISAIVGRLYKPDDQRRDAGFSIFYMGINIGAFLAPLACGFLAQSDTWKATIAGWGFQPSASWHWGFAAAGVGMTLGLVQYIVGFKYLEGVGERPPRDDGGQTPAWQGLAAYLGVAIALFAVVAGLQQLYGVVVAQLGSGAGYGYIALVFAGIIALVWFSFLRTLAEDELKRMLAIVYFFLASIVFWALFEQAGSSLNLYADRLTDCRIFGFEFPSSYFQSLNALFIIFLAPVFAWLWVQWGDRQPSSPAKFSVGILLVGVGFVVAAVGVAFLGGGRLSPWWLVAVYLIHTLGELCLSPVGLSTMTKLAPERLSGLVMGIWFLGPTFGNYIGGLIAGHFDETRPESVGALFYQVAATGIVVSVVAFVLTPFIRRLMGNVR; encoded by the coding sequence ATGTCGGCTGCCGTTGCGGATGCCTCTGAAGGGGCTATGTCAAGGAAGCAGTTTTTCGGCCACCCGATTGGCCTGATGACGCTGTTTTTCACCGAACTCTGGGAACGCTTCAGTTATTACGGCATGCGCGCCCTGCTCGTCCTGTACATGACGGCCAGTCATGAAAACGGCGGGCTGGGTTACTCCAACGCGCGCGCAGCGTTGGTTTATGGAACCTACACCTCGGCGGTGTACCTGTTGGCCATGCCCGGCGGCTGGGCCGCGGATCGGTTGCTAGGGCTGAAGTACGCCGTTTTCATCGGCGGCATCATCATCGCAGCCGGCCACTTCACCATGGCCTTCGAGTCGGAAACGGCCTTTTACACGGGTCTCGTCCTGATCGTGCTGGGCACGGGACTGCTCAAGCCGAACATCAGCGCCATCGTCGGTCGGCTGTACAAGCCGGATGACCAACGCCGGGACGCGGGCTTCTCGATTTTCTACATGGGCATCAACATCGGGGCCTTTCTCGCGCCGCTGGCCTGTGGCTTTTTGGCGCAGTCTGACACCTGGAAGGCAACCATCGCCGGTTGGGGCTTCCAGCCGAGCGCAAGCTGGCACTGGGGCTTTGCCGCCGCCGGCGTCGGCATGACGCTCGGACTGGTGCAGTACATCGTCGGGTTCAAGTACCTGGAAGGCGTCGGCGAGCGGCCGCCGCGTGACGACGGCGGACAAACGCCCGCGTGGCAGGGACTGGCAGCCTACCTAGGCGTGGCCATTGCTCTCTTTGCCGTCGTGGCCGGCCTCCAGCAACTGTATGGCGTCGTCGTCGCCCAGCTCGGCTCTGGGGCCGGCTACGGCTACATCGCGTTGGTGTTTGCCGGCATCATTGCCCTGGTGTGGTTTTCTTTCCTGCGCACACTGGCCGAAGACGAACTCAAACGCATGCTGGCCATTGTGTACTTCTTCCTGGCCTCGATTGTCTTCTGGGCGCTCTTCGAGCAGGCCGGGTCGAGCCTCAACCTCTACGCCGACCGACTGACGGACTGCCGCATCTTTGGCTTCGAGTTTCCGTCGAGCTACTTCCAATCGCTCAACGCCCTGTTCATCATTTTCCTCGCACCGGTCTTTGCCTGGCTCTGGGTTCAGTGGGGCGACCGGCAGCCATCCAGTCCGGCGAAATTTTCGGTCGGCATTTTGCTGGTCGGCGTCGGTTTCGTCGTGGCGGCGGTCGGGGTGGCGTTTCTGGGTGGGGGGCGGCTGAGTCCGTGGTGGCTCGTCGCCGTGTACCTCATCCACACGTTGGGCGAACTGTGCTTGAGTCCGGTCGGCCTGAGCACCATGACCAAACTCGCCCCGGAACGACTCAGCGGCCTGGTCATGGGAATCTGGTTTCTCGGACCGACCTTTGGCAACTACATCGGCGGCCTCATTGCCGGTCATTTCGACGAAACCCGCCCGGAAAGCGTCGGCGCGTTGTTTTACCAAGTGGCTGCGACCGGGATTGTCGTTTCGGTCGTGGCGTTTGTCCTCACACCGTTCATTCGCCGACTCATGGGTAATGTGCGTTGA